One segment of Bradyrhizobium sp. CB2312 DNA contains the following:
- the pdxH gene encoding pyridoxamine 5'-phosphate oxidase: protein MTDTTSMKHQTPLTSGDFTAADEPFALFEAWLNEAIKSEPNDPNAMALATVDPDGLPDVRMVLMKGFDTEGFVFYSHIASQKGRELAANPKAALLFHWKSLRRQVRIRGNVTPVTDAEADAYFATRPKQAQIGAWASKQSEALESRFAFEQAIAKVAARYVIGEVPRPPGWSGWRITPVRIEFWHDRPFRLHDRIEFRRDAAGQPWSKTRMYP from the coding sequence ATGACCGACACGACCTCGATGAAACACCAGACACCCTTAACATCCGGTGATTTCACCGCCGCCGACGAGCCCTTTGCGCTGTTCGAGGCTTGGCTCAACGAGGCGATCAAGAGCGAGCCGAACGATCCGAACGCGATGGCGCTCGCAACCGTCGATCCCGACGGGCTGCCTGATGTGCGCATGGTGCTGATGAAGGGCTTCGACACCGAGGGTTTTGTCTTCTACAGCCACATCGCAAGCCAGAAGGGCCGCGAACTCGCCGCAAATCCTAAGGCCGCTTTACTTTTTCACTGGAAGTCGCTGCGCCGCCAGGTCCGCATCCGCGGCAACGTGACGCCGGTGACCGACGCCGAAGCCGACGCCTATTTCGCGACACGGCCGAAGCAGGCGCAGATCGGCGCCTGGGCCAGCAAGCAGTCCGAGGCGCTGGAGAGCCGCTTCGCCTTCGAGCAGGCGATCGCGAAAGTCGCGGCCCGATACGTCATCGGCGAAGTCCCCCGGCCGCCAGGCTGGAGCGGCTGGCGCATCACGCCGGTGCGCATCGAGTTCTGGCACGACCGCCCATTCCGCCTGCACGACCGCATCGAATTTCGCCGTGACGCGGCCGGCCAGCCGTGGTCCAAGACGCGGATGTACCCCTGA
- a CDS encoding SDR family oxidoreductase has protein sequence MPHSSNAPRRTLLLTGASRGIGHATVIRFSSAGWRVITCSRHPFPEDCPWDAGPEDHIQVDLGNPEDTARAITEIRNRLEGGTLHALVNNAAISPKGPGGGRLGSVDTDLDTWTHVFHVNFFAPIMMARGLIAELKAAKGSVVNVTSIAGSRVHPFAGAAYATSKAALAALTREMASDFGRVGVRVNAIAPGEIDTSILSPGTEKIVDQQIPMHRLGTPDEVAKIIYVLCTDTSSYVNGAEIHINGGQHV, from the coding sequence ATGCCGCATTCGTCGAACGCGCCGCGCCGCACGCTGCTCCTGACCGGAGCGAGCCGCGGCATCGGCCACGCCACCGTGATCCGCTTCTCGTCGGCGGGCTGGCGCGTCATCACCTGCTCGCGGCATCCCTTCCCCGAGGACTGCCCGTGGGACGCCGGCCCCGAGGATCACATCCAGGTCGACCTCGGCAACCCTGAAGACACAGCGCGCGCCATCACCGAGATCCGAAACCGTCTCGAGGGCGGCACGCTGCACGCGCTGGTCAACAACGCCGCGATCTCGCCGAAGGGCCCCGGCGGCGGACGGCTCGGCTCGGTCGACACCGATCTCGACACCTGGACCCACGTCTTCCACGTCAATTTCTTCGCGCCGATCATGATGGCGCGCGGGCTGATCGCGGAGTTGAAGGCGGCCAAGGGCTCGGTGGTGAACGTCACCTCGATCGCGGGCTCGCGCGTGCATCCCTTCGCGGGCGCCGCCTACGCCACCTCGAAGGCCGCGCTCGCCGCGCTGACGCGCGAGATGGCCTCCGATTTCGGCCGCGTCGGCGTGCGCGTCAACGCCATCGCGCCGGGCGAGATCGACACCTCGATCCTGTCGCCGGGCACCGAGAAGATCGTCGACCAGCAGATCCCGATGCACCGTCTCGGCACGCCCGACGAGGTCGCCAAGATCATCTACGTGCTGTGCACGGACACCT